The nucleotide sequence ATCGAGGTTATGAGAAGTTGGTCACTCAGCTTAGTAATCTAGGCGCAGAAGTATGGCGGAATGGTTAAGATTTGATTTTTGATCAAAGTGGGGATTCTATTGACTGATTTAATGATGGGCGATTTAGAAATAATGAAGCTGACCGAGCTGTACAAGCTTGCGAAGCAGCATCAGATTAATGGCTATGCGCAGATGAAGAAGAAGGAATTGATCGTAGCTGTACTGCGCGCACAAGCTGAACGAAGTGGTCTGATGTTTATGGAAGGTGTACTTGAAGTATTATCAGAGGGATTCGGTTTCTTACGACCGATCAACTATTTACCGAGTGCGGAGGATATCTATATCTCTGCATCGCAAATTCGCAAATTCGATCTTCGAACCGGTGATCTCGTATCTGGTAAGTGTCGAGCGCCGAAGGAGAACGAAAGATATTTCGGGTTACTACAAGTTAATGCTGTAAATGGCGTACCTCCTGAGACAGCTGCAGAACGGCTACATTTTCCCGCTTTAACCCCTCTATTCCCGCAAGAGATGCTTAAGCTTGAACTTTCACCCACACATCTATCTACTCGTATTATCGATCTCATTGCTCCTGTTGGACTTGGTCAGCGCGGCTTAATCGTGGCTCAACCGAAAGCGGGTAAGACGCTGCTGTTAAAGGAAATTGCCAATAGCATCTCTGCGAATCGACCGGATATGGACCTGTTTGTGCTTCTCATTGATGAGCGGCCGGAAGAGGTTACGGATATGCAACGTTCGGTGAAGGGTGAGGTTGTGGCGTCGACGTTCGATGAACTGCCAGAGCATCACATTAAAGTGGCTGAGCTTGTGCTTGAACGTGCACTTCGTCTCGTAGAGCACAAGCGTGATGTTGTGATATTGCTCGATAGCATTACGAGACTTGCGAGGGCGTATAACTTGGTCATTCCACCTTCTGGTCGTACGTTGTCAGGCGGGATTGACCCTGCTGCGTTCCATCGCCCGAAAAGATTTTTCGGTGCGGCACGTAATGTAGAAGAAGGCGGAAGCTTGACGATTTTGGCAACTGCGTTAGTAGAGACAGGCTCTCGGATGGATGACATCATTTATGAGGAATTTAAGGGTACCGGAAATATGGAGCTACACTTAGATCGTAAATTGTCAGAGCGACGTATTTTCCCAGCGCTTGATATTAGGCGCTCAGGCACACGTCGTGAGGAGCTTTTGTTAGATAAAGAAGCGCTCGATAAGCTATGGGCGATTCGTAAGAGCATGAATGATTCAATGGAGTTTGTTGAAGGCTTTCTCAAGAAGCTATCGAATACAAAGACGAATCAAGAGTTTCTGGATTCGCTGGACACGAGTGGTATAACACCTCCTCCTAGAGGTACTAGTAGTGGTGGGGTGCGCCGTGCGCCGCGAAGCAGCTCGACTTGAGAGTGAGAGGAGAGCGTAGTACATGCATCTGGTATATGCAGACGAACAAGGCAACGTCTTCGATCATGAACAGTACTATGGAGTTGGGCGCAGTGGAGAGGATCTTATTGAACTTATCGAAGAGGATCTGATCCCGCTGCCAGCGGGGGCGACATTAGTTAGTCTCCCGCATACACGTCCAATTGCGATGGATCCCCATACAGGCGAGATGAAGCGACTTCCTGGCAATTATCAGGCAGTCGGCGCATTGCTGCCACAAGGGTTTACTCGGTTTTATGTGCCGGGGTACTCAAAGACCGATAAGACTTATAAATTTCCGTTGTTTGGATACACAGCTGTCGTATGGAAGGATGGCGGTTTCTATGTGGCTGCCGAGCAAACCGACGATCCTGAGCCGTGGAATCCGGAAAACTGTGATCGCAAGGAATTAGAAATCGAAGTCAACCGACTTCTGACCACTTACCCTGACAATAAGCTATATAAGCACCTGTCGCATTGTGCGCTAGAATATGAATGCTTAACCGCATCGAATACGTTTCTTCAACGGTTAGAAGGTGCGGTTCCCGTATCGTATTCATGTAATGCAGGCTGCTATGGTTGTATTTCAGAACAGCCTGACGATAGCGGCTTCGTTGCTCCTCAGACACGATTGAAGTTCCGTCCAGAGGTCGATGAGGTTGTCGATATTATGCTTGAGCACTTGAAGACGCCTCAATCGATTATCAGCTTCGGTCAAGGCTGCGAGGGAGAACCTTCGACTCAAGCTAGAACAATAATCGATGCAATGAAGCGAGTACGTGAGCAAACATCGCTCGGATATATTAATATCAATACGAATGCAGGGCTAACTGATCACATTCGTGGAATTACCGATGCAGGCCTCAACCTTATGCGTGTCAGTACGATTAGTGCTTTAGACGAGCATTATAACGCTTATTACAAGCCACGTGGATATACGCTTGCGAATGTTGAAAAATCTCTAAAGTATGCAACGGATAAAGGTGTCTACACTTCGATCAATTATCTCGTGTTTCCGGGAGTAACGGACCGTGAGGAAGAGATGGAAGCAATGATCGGCTTTATTAGACGAACAGGTTTAAAACTCATTCAGATGCGTAACTTGAACATTGATCCGGATGCATACTTGGCGTTGATCCCGCCCCCTCAGGGTGAAATCTACGGGATGAAGGCCATGCTTGAAGTATTTCGGCAGGAGCTTCCAGATGTCGTGATTGGTAATTACACACATGTTCCTAAAGGTTGAATAGCAACAGTCTTGACTGTTATGCTTTTACATTTAATGTGATTTCGGTATTGCTTTGGAGTTGCGTTATATGATATTATATCTGTTGCATGTATAACTCTGGATCCGCATGAGGTTCAGGGCAGAAAGAGGTGACCCCTTTGAAACCATCCATTCATCCGCAATATACTGTATCGACGGCAACTTGCGCATGTGGGAACACTTTCGAAACAGGTTCGGTTCGTCCGAACATTAAAGTTGAGGTTTGTTCTAACTGCCATCCGTTCTACACGGGTAAACAGAAGTTTATCGACGCTGGCGGACGTGTTGACAAGTTTAAGAAAAAATACGGCCTCTAAAATGAATAGAGATCAACCTCCCTTGAAATCCTACCGGATAAAGGGAGGTTTTTTTCATGTTAAAGAAATTAATGTTGTTCGCATGTG is from Candidatus Cohnella colombiensis and encodes:
- the rho gene encoding transcription termination factor Rho — its product is MMGDLEIMKLTELYKLAKQHQINGYAQMKKKELIVAVLRAQAERSGLMFMEGVLEVLSEGFGFLRPINYLPSAEDIYISASQIRKFDLRTGDLVSGKCRAPKENERYFGLLQVNAVNGVPPETAAERLHFPALTPLFPQEMLKLELSPTHLSTRIIDLIAPVGLGQRGLIVAQPKAGKTLLLKEIANSISANRPDMDLFVLLIDERPEEVTDMQRSVKGEVVASTFDELPEHHIKVAELVLERALRLVEHKRDVVILLDSITRLARAYNLVIPPSGRTLSGGIDPAAFHRPKRFFGAARNVEEGGSLTILATALVETGSRMDDIIYEEFKGTGNMELHLDRKLSERRIFPALDIRRSGTRREELLLDKEALDKLWAIRKSMNDSMEFVEGFLKKLSNTKTNQEFLDSLDTSGITPPPRGTSSGGVRRAPRSSST
- a CDS encoding radical SAM protein, translating into MHLVYADEQGNVFDHEQYYGVGRSGEDLIELIEEDLIPLPAGATLVSLPHTRPIAMDPHTGEMKRLPGNYQAVGALLPQGFTRFYVPGYSKTDKTYKFPLFGYTAVVWKDGGFYVAAEQTDDPEPWNPENCDRKELEIEVNRLLTTYPDNKLYKHLSHCALEYECLTASNTFLQRLEGAVPVSYSCNAGCYGCISEQPDDSGFVAPQTRLKFRPEVDEVVDIMLEHLKTPQSIISFGQGCEGEPSTQARTIIDAMKRVREQTSLGYININTNAGLTDHIRGITDAGLNLMRVSTISALDEHYNAYYKPRGYTLANVEKSLKYATDKGVYTSINYLVFPGVTDREEEMEAMIGFIRRTGLKLIQMRNLNIDPDAYLALIPPPQGEIYGMKAMLEVFRQELPDVVIGNYTHVPKG
- the rpmE gene encoding 50S ribosomal protein L31 codes for the protein MKPSIHPQYTVSTATCACGNTFETGSVRPNIKVEVCSNCHPFYTGKQKFIDAGGRVDKFKKKYGL